Proteins encoded together in one Lathyrus oleraceus cultivar Zhongwan6 chromosome 5, CAAS_Psat_ZW6_1.0, whole genome shotgun sequence window:
- the LOC127083204 gene encoding uncharacterized protein LOC127083204 isoform X3, whose protein sequence is MTRVNSGLVNFSYHERELLDRRMTAKFDSMFASEPHKISGATSTTPTSGGQKLSMFAAKSGFVIPKNKLLGSLVPIFRGAKKDGVSGVINEENSKQIERKSRWGPDPTQDASVRRAKVLALQIRVDQISKQLESENLEIGAAQNSPLVDENPDKSKSGSQINSKKLEMLELEKRETIGEILKLDPSYKPPPGFKPLLKEHNVPLPVQEYPGYKFIGLIYGPEGDNQKRLERETGTKIKIRGTKADTGEKCSYEEMHVNISADSFDKVDAAISIIELLISSVTGSSAAGSTPSVSVSGDCTNDLNQNQDGPPSHAISLSLENPTVFQPAATTQMQGDRFQYSGSWFSAAPSHTPLFASGSVVPPNPPPHLARTPHFPSQTMSPSNMISAFGAQPTPITGFHPIIPNQQFSMQAPPPTQILQHSQWTQTTPFGHVGPPRNPSVIPAQSLSAPTSASLSFPVPLRQPTPTGHLQTSTPHGVSSGLSGGPMAPPAVPPARPVSLGPQSDVEYKPPQSNVSMMPRPGSIHPHHAGMSPRLPSSLGPIPGTVHSTGNHLSRPVSFPSPGISPSLPLAQQSGIPNSASHYTHINPLTSTPSNSGNFTFQGQRPNADYYQVVPRPNSQATTQGGTQEPPSGPRPPPFGFAVADQPFQSFPRGQVSNRVDQTQAYASAAPFGGRPGSVSIPPQHPAFPYTGQPSPRSQVPQMGMRNFIPTPQMPNLPSPGVQRGMHNQQSYPAQGTWSLNQKFGNNPSLASSKPAYHADQIYDPFSPTSVASPHQKGNLGK, encoded by the exons ATGACACGCGTCAACTCTGGCCTTGTCAACT TCTCTTATCACGAGCGAGAGTTGCTTGATAGGAGAATGACTGCAAAGTTTGATTCAATGTTTGCTTCTGAACCTCACAAGATATCCGGAGCTACATCTACAACACCTACCAGTGGTGGCCAAAAGCTCTCTATGTTTGCTGCCAAATCTGGATTTGTCATCCCCAAAAACAAGTTATTAGGATCGTTAGTTCCCATTTTCCGAGGGGCTAAAAAAGACGGGGTATCTGGAGTCATCAATGAAGAAAATTCAAAACAAATTGAGAGGAAATCAAGATGGGGGCCTGATCCGACACAGGATGCATCTGTCAGGAGGGCGAAGGTTTTGGCGTTGCAG ATTCGAGTGGATCAAATTTCAAAGCAGTTGGAATCAGAAAATCTAGAGATTGGAGCTGCACAGAACTCACCATTGGTGGATGAGAACCCAGATAAAAGCAAGTCTGGCTCTCAAATTAATAGCAAG AAGTTAGAAATGCTTGAACTCGAAAAACGGGAAACAATAG GTGAAATACTAAAATTAGATCCCAGTTACAAGCCTCCGCCTGGTTTTAAACCACTGTTAAAAGAACACAATGTTCCTTTGCCT GTCCAAGAATATCCTGGGTACAAATTTATTGGTCTAATATATGGGCCTGAAGGTGATAATCAAAAGCGACTAGAGAGG GAAACTGGCACCAAGATAAAAATTCGTGGAACCAAAGCAGACACAGGAGAGAAA TGCAGTTACGAAGAGATGCATGTTAACATATCAGCTGATAGTTTTGATAAAGTGGATGCAGCAATTTCCATCATTGAACTACTAATTTCCTCTGTAACT GGGAGTTCAGCTGCTGGTTCCACACCTTCTGTATCTGTTTCTGGGGATTGCACTAATGATCTGAATCAAAACCAGGACGGACCCCCATCTCATGCAATTTCTCTATCTCTGGAAAACCCGACTGTGTTTCAACCAGCAGCTACCACACAAATGCAAGGAGATCGCTTTCAATACTCTGGTTCATGGTTTTCAGCTGCTCCATCTCACACCCCTTTATTTGCTTCTGGCAGTGTAGTCCCTCCAAATCCACCACCACACCTTGCTAGAACTCCCCATTTTCCATCACAGACAATGAGCCCTTCAAATATGATTTCAGCTTTTGGTGCTCAACCTACACCTATTACCGGATTCCACCCAATTATTCCAAATCAGCAGTTTTCTATGCAAGCACCACCACCAACACAAATCTTACAACATTCACAATGGACTCAAACAACTCCTTTTGGTCACGTTGGGCCACCAAGAAATCCTTCTGTAATACCTGCACAGAGTTTGTCGGCACCAACAAGTGCTTCCCTTTCATTTCCAGTTCCCTTAAGGCAACCAACACCAACAGGACACCTCCAGACATCAACCCCTCATGGTGTATCTTCTGGACTGAGTGGAGGACCAATGGCTCCACCGGCAGTTCCCCCTGCAAGACCCGTTTCTCTAGGTCCACAATCAGATGTTGAATATAAGCCACCCCAGTCAAATGTGTCAATGATGCCACGACCTGGCAGTATTCATCCACATCATGCAGGAATGTCACCGAGACTACCATCATCTTTAGGACCAATACCAGGAACTGTTCATTCAACTGGAAACCATTTATCAAGACCCGTTTCATTTCCGTCGCCAGGAATATCCCCCTCACTTCCATTAGCTCAACAATCAGGAATACCTAATTCTGCCTCTCATTACACCCACATAAACCCACTGACCTCCACACCTTCAAATTCTGGAAATTTTACTTTTCAAGGACAGCGACCCAATGCAGACTACTATCAAGTGGTTCCCAGACCTAACAGTCAAGCTACTACTCAGGGTGGTACACAAGAGCCACCTTCCGGTCCTCGGCCTCCACCATTTGGGTTTGCTGTGGCTGATCAGCCTTTTCAAAGCTTTCCAAGGGGACAAGTCTCCAACCGGGTGGATCAAACTCAAGCTTATGCCTCTGCTGCTCCTTTTGGTGGAAGACCGGGCTCTGTCTCAATTCCACCCCAACACCCTGCATTTCCCTATACTGGTCAACCTTCACCAAGATCTCAAGTCCCACAAATGGGTATGAGGAACTTCATTCCTACCCCTCAAATGCCAAACTTGCCCAGTCCTGGGGTCCAAAGAGGTATGCACAATCAACAAAGCTATCCTGCTCAGGGAACATGGTCTCTGAATCAGAAGTTTGGCAACAACCCCTCCTTGGCATCCAGTAAGCCAGCGTATCACGCAGACCAAATTTATGATCCCTTTTCACCCACATCTGTTGCATCTCCACACCAGAAAGGTAATCTAGGAAAATGA
- the LOC127083204 gene encoding uncharacterized protein LOC127083204 isoform X1 yields the protein MTRVNSGLVNFSYHERELLDRRMTAKFDSMFASEPHKISGATSTTPTSGGQKLSMFAAKSGFVIPKNKLLGSLVPIFRGAKKDGVSGVINEENSKQIERKSRWGPDPTQDASVRRAKVLALQIRVDQISKQLESENLEIGAAQNSPLVDENPDKSKSGSQINSKKLEMLELEKRETIGEILKLDPSYKPPPGFKPLLKEHNVPLPVQEYPGYKFIGLIYGPEGDNQKRLERETGTKIKIRGTKADTGEKSEIKPGINVQCSYEEMHVNISADSFDKVDAAISIIELLISSVTGSSAAGSTPSVSVSGDCTNDLNQNQDGPPSHAISLSLENPTVFQPAATTQMQGDRFQYSGSWFSAAPSHTPLFASGSVVPPNPPPHLARTPHFPSQTMSPSNMISAFGAQPTPITGFHPIIPNQQFSMQAPPPTQILQHSQWTQTTPFGHVGPPRNPSVIPAQSLSAPTSASLSFPVPLRQPTPTGHLQTSTPHGVSSGLSGGPMAPPAVPPARPVSLGPQSDVEYKPPQSNVSMMPRPGSIHPHHAGMSPRLPSSLGPIPGTVHSTGNHLSRPVSFPSPGISPSLPLAQQSGIPNSASHYTHINPLTSTPSNSGNFTFQGQRPNADYYQVVPRPNSQATTQGGTQEPPSGPRPPPFGFAVADQPFQSFPRGQVSNRVDQTQAYASAAPFGGRPGSVSIPPQHPAFPYTGQPSPRSQVPQMGMRNFIPTPQMPNLPSPGVQRGMHNQQSYPAQGTWSLNQKFGNNPSLASSKPAYHADQIYDPFSPTSVASPHQKGNLGK from the exons ATGACACGCGTCAACTCTGGCCTTGTCAACT TCTCTTATCACGAGCGAGAGTTGCTTGATAGGAGAATGACTGCAAAGTTTGATTCAATGTTTGCTTCTGAACCTCACAAGATATCCGGAGCTACATCTACAACACCTACCAGTGGTGGCCAAAAGCTCTCTATGTTTGCTGCCAAATCTGGATTTGTCATCCCCAAAAACAAGTTATTAGGATCGTTAGTTCCCATTTTCCGAGGGGCTAAAAAAGACGGGGTATCTGGAGTCATCAATGAAGAAAATTCAAAACAAATTGAGAGGAAATCAAGATGGGGGCCTGATCCGACACAGGATGCATCTGTCAGGAGGGCGAAGGTTTTGGCGTTGCAG ATTCGAGTGGATCAAATTTCAAAGCAGTTGGAATCAGAAAATCTAGAGATTGGAGCTGCACAGAACTCACCATTGGTGGATGAGAACCCAGATAAAAGCAAGTCTGGCTCTCAAATTAATAGCAAG AAGTTAGAAATGCTTGAACTCGAAAAACGGGAAACAATAG GTGAAATACTAAAATTAGATCCCAGTTACAAGCCTCCGCCTGGTTTTAAACCACTGTTAAAAGAACACAATGTTCCTTTGCCT GTCCAAGAATATCCTGGGTACAAATTTATTGGTCTAATATATGGGCCTGAAGGTGATAATCAAAAGCGACTAGAGAGG GAAACTGGCACCAAGATAAAAATTCGTGGAACCAAAGCAGACACAGGAGAGAAA AGTGAAATTAAACCAGGTATTAATGTCCAGTGCAGTTACGAAGAGATGCATGTTAACATATCAGCTGATAGTTTTGATAAAGTGGATGCAGCAATTTCCATCATTGAACTACTAATTTCCTCTGTAACT GGGAGTTCAGCTGCTGGTTCCACACCTTCTGTATCTGTTTCTGGGGATTGCACTAATGATCTGAATCAAAACCAGGACGGACCCCCATCTCATGCAATTTCTCTATCTCTGGAAAACCCGACTGTGTTTCAACCAGCAGCTACCACACAAATGCAAGGAGATCGCTTTCAATACTCTGGTTCATGGTTTTCAGCTGCTCCATCTCACACCCCTTTATTTGCTTCTGGCAGTGTAGTCCCTCCAAATCCACCACCACACCTTGCTAGAACTCCCCATTTTCCATCACAGACAATGAGCCCTTCAAATATGATTTCAGCTTTTGGTGCTCAACCTACACCTATTACCGGATTCCACCCAATTATTCCAAATCAGCAGTTTTCTATGCAAGCACCACCACCAACACAAATCTTACAACATTCACAATGGACTCAAACAACTCCTTTTGGTCACGTTGGGCCACCAAGAAATCCTTCTGTAATACCTGCACAGAGTTTGTCGGCACCAACAAGTGCTTCCCTTTCATTTCCAGTTCCCTTAAGGCAACCAACACCAACAGGACACCTCCAGACATCAACCCCTCATGGTGTATCTTCTGGACTGAGTGGAGGACCAATGGCTCCACCGGCAGTTCCCCCTGCAAGACCCGTTTCTCTAGGTCCACAATCAGATGTTGAATATAAGCCACCCCAGTCAAATGTGTCAATGATGCCACGACCTGGCAGTATTCATCCACATCATGCAGGAATGTCACCGAGACTACCATCATCTTTAGGACCAATACCAGGAACTGTTCATTCAACTGGAAACCATTTATCAAGACCCGTTTCATTTCCGTCGCCAGGAATATCCCCCTCACTTCCATTAGCTCAACAATCAGGAATACCTAATTCTGCCTCTCATTACACCCACATAAACCCACTGACCTCCACACCTTCAAATTCTGGAAATTTTACTTTTCAAGGACAGCGACCCAATGCAGACTACTATCAAGTGGTTCCCAGACCTAACAGTCAAGCTACTACTCAGGGTGGTACACAAGAGCCACCTTCCGGTCCTCGGCCTCCACCATTTGGGTTTGCTGTGGCTGATCAGCCTTTTCAAAGCTTTCCAAGGGGACAAGTCTCCAACCGGGTGGATCAAACTCAAGCTTATGCCTCTGCTGCTCCTTTTGGTGGAAGACCGGGCTCTGTCTCAATTCCACCCCAACACCCTGCATTTCCCTATACTGGTCAACCTTCACCAAGATCTCAAGTCCCACAAATGGGTATGAGGAACTTCATTCCTACCCCTCAAATGCCAAACTTGCCCAGTCCTGGGGTCCAAAGAGGTATGCACAATCAACAAAGCTATCCTGCTCAGGGAACATGGTCTCTGAATCAGAAGTTTGGCAACAACCCCTCCTTGGCATCCAGTAAGCCAGCGTATCACGCAGACCAAATTTATGATCCCTTTTCACCCACATCTGTTGCATCTCCACACCAGAAAGGTAATCTAGGAAAATGA
- the LOC127083204 gene encoding uncharacterized protein LOC127083204 isoform X2, with product MTRVNSGLVNFSYHERELLDRRMTAKFDSMFASEPHKISGATSTTPTSGGQKLSMFAAKSGFVIPKNKLLGSLVPIFRGAKKDGVSGVINEENSKQIERKSRWGPDPTQDASVRRAKVLALQIRVDQISKQLESENLEIGAAQNSPLVDENPDKSKSGSQINSKLEMLELEKRETIGEILKLDPSYKPPPGFKPLLKEHNVPLPVQEYPGYKFIGLIYGPEGDNQKRLERETGTKIKIRGTKADTGEKSEIKPGINVQCSYEEMHVNISADSFDKVDAAISIIELLISSVTGSSAAGSTPSVSVSGDCTNDLNQNQDGPPSHAISLSLENPTVFQPAATTQMQGDRFQYSGSWFSAAPSHTPLFASGSVVPPNPPPHLARTPHFPSQTMSPSNMISAFGAQPTPITGFHPIIPNQQFSMQAPPPTQILQHSQWTQTTPFGHVGPPRNPSVIPAQSLSAPTSASLSFPVPLRQPTPTGHLQTSTPHGVSSGLSGGPMAPPAVPPARPVSLGPQSDVEYKPPQSNVSMMPRPGSIHPHHAGMSPRLPSSLGPIPGTVHSTGNHLSRPVSFPSPGISPSLPLAQQSGIPNSASHYTHINPLTSTPSNSGNFTFQGQRPNADYYQVVPRPNSQATTQGGTQEPPSGPRPPPFGFAVADQPFQSFPRGQVSNRVDQTQAYASAAPFGGRPGSVSIPPQHPAFPYTGQPSPRSQVPQMGMRNFIPTPQMPNLPSPGVQRGMHNQQSYPAQGTWSLNQKFGNNPSLASSKPAYHADQIYDPFSPTSVASPHQKGNLGK from the exons ATGACACGCGTCAACTCTGGCCTTGTCAACT TCTCTTATCACGAGCGAGAGTTGCTTGATAGGAGAATGACTGCAAAGTTTGATTCAATGTTTGCTTCTGAACCTCACAAGATATCCGGAGCTACATCTACAACACCTACCAGTGGTGGCCAAAAGCTCTCTATGTTTGCTGCCAAATCTGGATTTGTCATCCCCAAAAACAAGTTATTAGGATCGTTAGTTCCCATTTTCCGAGGGGCTAAAAAAGACGGGGTATCTGGAGTCATCAATGAAGAAAATTCAAAACAAATTGAGAGGAAATCAAGATGGGGGCCTGATCCGACACAGGATGCATCTGTCAGGAGGGCGAAGGTTTTGGCGTTGCAG ATTCGAGTGGATCAAATTTCAAAGCAGTTGGAATCAGAAAATCTAGAGATTGGAGCTGCACAGAACTCACCATTGGTGGATGAGAACCCAGATAAAAGCAAGTCTGGCTCTCAAATTAATAGCAAG TTAGAAATGCTTGAACTCGAAAAACGGGAAACAATAG GTGAAATACTAAAATTAGATCCCAGTTACAAGCCTCCGCCTGGTTTTAAACCACTGTTAAAAGAACACAATGTTCCTTTGCCT GTCCAAGAATATCCTGGGTACAAATTTATTGGTCTAATATATGGGCCTGAAGGTGATAATCAAAAGCGACTAGAGAGG GAAACTGGCACCAAGATAAAAATTCGTGGAACCAAAGCAGACACAGGAGAGAAA AGTGAAATTAAACCAGGTATTAATGTCCAGTGCAGTTACGAAGAGATGCATGTTAACATATCAGCTGATAGTTTTGATAAAGTGGATGCAGCAATTTCCATCATTGAACTACTAATTTCCTCTGTAACT GGGAGTTCAGCTGCTGGTTCCACACCTTCTGTATCTGTTTCTGGGGATTGCACTAATGATCTGAATCAAAACCAGGACGGACCCCCATCTCATGCAATTTCTCTATCTCTGGAAAACCCGACTGTGTTTCAACCAGCAGCTACCACACAAATGCAAGGAGATCGCTTTCAATACTCTGGTTCATGGTTTTCAGCTGCTCCATCTCACACCCCTTTATTTGCTTCTGGCAGTGTAGTCCCTCCAAATCCACCACCACACCTTGCTAGAACTCCCCATTTTCCATCACAGACAATGAGCCCTTCAAATATGATTTCAGCTTTTGGTGCTCAACCTACACCTATTACCGGATTCCACCCAATTATTCCAAATCAGCAGTTTTCTATGCAAGCACCACCACCAACACAAATCTTACAACATTCACAATGGACTCAAACAACTCCTTTTGGTCACGTTGGGCCACCAAGAAATCCTTCTGTAATACCTGCACAGAGTTTGTCGGCACCAACAAGTGCTTCCCTTTCATTTCCAGTTCCCTTAAGGCAACCAACACCAACAGGACACCTCCAGACATCAACCCCTCATGGTGTATCTTCTGGACTGAGTGGAGGACCAATGGCTCCACCGGCAGTTCCCCCTGCAAGACCCGTTTCTCTAGGTCCACAATCAGATGTTGAATATAAGCCACCCCAGTCAAATGTGTCAATGATGCCACGACCTGGCAGTATTCATCCACATCATGCAGGAATGTCACCGAGACTACCATCATCTTTAGGACCAATACCAGGAACTGTTCATTCAACTGGAAACCATTTATCAAGACCCGTTTCATTTCCGTCGCCAGGAATATCCCCCTCACTTCCATTAGCTCAACAATCAGGAATACCTAATTCTGCCTCTCATTACACCCACATAAACCCACTGACCTCCACACCTTCAAATTCTGGAAATTTTACTTTTCAAGGACAGCGACCCAATGCAGACTACTATCAAGTGGTTCCCAGACCTAACAGTCAAGCTACTACTCAGGGTGGTACACAAGAGCCACCTTCCGGTCCTCGGCCTCCACCATTTGGGTTTGCTGTGGCTGATCAGCCTTTTCAAAGCTTTCCAAGGGGACAAGTCTCCAACCGGGTGGATCAAACTCAAGCTTATGCCTCTGCTGCTCCTTTTGGTGGAAGACCGGGCTCTGTCTCAATTCCACCCCAACACCCTGCATTTCCCTATACTGGTCAACCTTCACCAAGATCTCAAGTCCCACAAATGGGTATGAGGAACTTCATTCCTACCCCTCAAATGCCAAACTTGCCCAGTCCTGGGGTCCAAAGAGGTATGCACAATCAACAAAGCTATCCTGCTCAGGGAACATGGTCTCTGAATCAGAAGTTTGGCAACAACCCCTCCTTGGCATCCAGTAAGCCAGCGTATCACGCAGACCAAATTTATGATCCCTTTTCACCCACATCTGTTGCATCTCCACACCAGAAAGGTAATCTAGGAAAATGA
- the LOC127083204 gene encoding uncharacterized protein LOC127083204 isoform X4: MTRVNSGLVNFSYHERELLDRRMTAKFDSMFASEPHKISGATSTTPTSGGQKLSMFAAKSGFVIPKNKLLGSLVPIFRGAKKDGVSGVINEENSKQIERKSRWGPDPTQDASVRRAKVLALQIRVDQISKQLESENLEIGAAQNSPLVDENPDKSKSGSQINSKVQEYPGYKFIGLIYGPEGDNQKRLERETGTKIKIRGTKADTGEKSEIKPGINVQCSYEEMHVNISADSFDKVDAAISIIELLISSVTGSSAAGSTPSVSVSGDCTNDLNQNQDGPPSHAISLSLENPTVFQPAATTQMQGDRFQYSGSWFSAAPSHTPLFASGSVVPPNPPPHLARTPHFPSQTMSPSNMISAFGAQPTPITGFHPIIPNQQFSMQAPPPTQILQHSQWTQTTPFGHVGPPRNPSVIPAQSLSAPTSASLSFPVPLRQPTPTGHLQTSTPHGVSSGLSGGPMAPPAVPPARPVSLGPQSDVEYKPPQSNVSMMPRPGSIHPHHAGMSPRLPSSLGPIPGTVHSTGNHLSRPVSFPSPGISPSLPLAQQSGIPNSASHYTHINPLTSTPSNSGNFTFQGQRPNADYYQVVPRPNSQATTQGGTQEPPSGPRPPPFGFAVADQPFQSFPRGQVSNRVDQTQAYASAAPFGGRPGSVSIPPQHPAFPYTGQPSPRSQVPQMGMRNFIPTPQMPNLPSPGVQRGMHNQQSYPAQGTWSLNQKFGNNPSLASSKPAYHADQIYDPFSPTSVASPHQKGNLGK; the protein is encoded by the exons ATGACACGCGTCAACTCTGGCCTTGTCAACT TCTCTTATCACGAGCGAGAGTTGCTTGATAGGAGAATGACTGCAAAGTTTGATTCAATGTTTGCTTCTGAACCTCACAAGATATCCGGAGCTACATCTACAACACCTACCAGTGGTGGCCAAAAGCTCTCTATGTTTGCTGCCAAATCTGGATTTGTCATCCCCAAAAACAAGTTATTAGGATCGTTAGTTCCCATTTTCCGAGGGGCTAAAAAAGACGGGGTATCTGGAGTCATCAATGAAGAAAATTCAAAACAAATTGAGAGGAAATCAAGATGGGGGCCTGATCCGACACAGGATGCATCTGTCAGGAGGGCGAAGGTTTTGGCGTTGCAG ATTCGAGTGGATCAAATTTCAAAGCAGTTGGAATCAGAAAATCTAGAGATTGGAGCTGCACAGAACTCACCATTGGTGGATGAGAACCCAGATAAAAGCAAGTCTGGCTCTCAAATTAATAGCAAG GTCCAAGAATATCCTGGGTACAAATTTATTGGTCTAATATATGGGCCTGAAGGTGATAATCAAAAGCGACTAGAGAGG GAAACTGGCACCAAGATAAAAATTCGTGGAACCAAAGCAGACACAGGAGAGAAA AGTGAAATTAAACCAGGTATTAATGTCCAGTGCAGTTACGAAGAGATGCATGTTAACATATCAGCTGATAGTTTTGATAAAGTGGATGCAGCAATTTCCATCATTGAACTACTAATTTCCTCTGTAACT GGGAGTTCAGCTGCTGGTTCCACACCTTCTGTATCTGTTTCTGGGGATTGCACTAATGATCTGAATCAAAACCAGGACGGACCCCCATCTCATGCAATTTCTCTATCTCTGGAAAACCCGACTGTGTTTCAACCAGCAGCTACCACACAAATGCAAGGAGATCGCTTTCAATACTCTGGTTCATGGTTTTCAGCTGCTCCATCTCACACCCCTTTATTTGCTTCTGGCAGTGTAGTCCCTCCAAATCCACCACCACACCTTGCTAGAACTCCCCATTTTCCATCACAGACAATGAGCCCTTCAAATATGATTTCAGCTTTTGGTGCTCAACCTACACCTATTACCGGATTCCACCCAATTATTCCAAATCAGCAGTTTTCTATGCAAGCACCACCACCAACACAAATCTTACAACATTCACAATGGACTCAAACAACTCCTTTTGGTCACGTTGGGCCACCAAGAAATCCTTCTGTAATACCTGCACAGAGTTTGTCGGCACCAACAAGTGCTTCCCTTTCATTTCCAGTTCCCTTAAGGCAACCAACACCAACAGGACACCTCCAGACATCAACCCCTCATGGTGTATCTTCTGGACTGAGTGGAGGACCAATGGCTCCACCGGCAGTTCCCCCTGCAAGACCCGTTTCTCTAGGTCCACAATCAGATGTTGAATATAAGCCACCCCAGTCAAATGTGTCAATGATGCCACGACCTGGCAGTATTCATCCACATCATGCAGGAATGTCACCGAGACTACCATCATCTTTAGGACCAATACCAGGAACTGTTCATTCAACTGGAAACCATTTATCAAGACCCGTTTCATTTCCGTCGCCAGGAATATCCCCCTCACTTCCATTAGCTCAACAATCAGGAATACCTAATTCTGCCTCTCATTACACCCACATAAACCCACTGACCTCCACACCTTCAAATTCTGGAAATTTTACTTTTCAAGGACAGCGACCCAATGCAGACTACTATCAAGTGGTTCCCAGACCTAACAGTCAAGCTACTACTCAGGGTGGTACACAAGAGCCACCTTCCGGTCCTCGGCCTCCACCATTTGGGTTTGCTGTGGCTGATCAGCCTTTTCAAAGCTTTCCAAGGGGACAAGTCTCCAACCGGGTGGATCAAACTCAAGCTTATGCCTCTGCTGCTCCTTTTGGTGGAAGACCGGGCTCTGTCTCAATTCCACCCCAACACCCTGCATTTCCCTATACTGGTCAACCTTCACCAAGATCTCAAGTCCCACAAATGGGTATGAGGAACTTCATTCCTACCCCTCAAATGCCAAACTTGCCCAGTCCTGGGGTCCAAAGAGGTATGCACAATCAACAAAGCTATCCTGCTCAGGGAACATGGTCTCTGAATCAGAAGTTTGGCAACAACCCCTCCTTGGCATCCAGTAAGCCAGCGTATCACGCAGACCAAATTTATGATCCCTTTTCACCCACATCTGTTGCATCTCCACACCAGAAAGGTAATCTAGGAAAATGA